From Calditerrivibrio sp., one genomic window encodes:
- the tmk gene encoding dTMP kinase → MKSFYLAIDGIDGSGKTTQIKKIGTYLKTLSIPHYLTKEPGGTVTGEILRRILISKEFNIEPETELLLYSADRLEHQKKIVIPYLQRGIAVISDRFISSTYAYQVFGRGLDIKTLDFLRDLSVLIYPHITIIIDIPPDKAIKRAQKKLFDEKKIDSEGKFESLGLNFYTKVREGFLWYSRNFENVIVIDGNVEEDKLFEKIKEQIDRLLYAVLV, encoded by the coding sequence ATGAAAAGCTTTTACTTAGCAATAGACGGTATAGATGGCTCCGGTAAAACCACCCAAATAAAAAAAATCGGCACCTACCTAAAAACCCTCTCAATTCCCCACTATCTGACAAAAGAGCCCGGAGGTACAGTTACTGGTGAGATATTAAGAAGAATTCTTATATCTAAGGAATTCAATATCGAACCTGAGACAGAGCTTTTGCTTTATTCTGCAGATAGACTCGAACACCAGAAAAAAATAGTTATCCCCTATCTACAAAGGGGAATAGCTGTGATCTCCGATAGGTTCATATCTTCCACCTATGCCTACCAAGTTTTTGGTAGAGGTTTGGACATAAAAACCCTCGATTTTTTACGTGATCTCTCAGTTTTGATCTATCCCCACATCACAATAATCATCGATATTCCACCAGACAAAGCTATTAAAAGGGCACAAAAAAAACTTTTCGATGAAAAGAAAATAGACTCAGAAGGGAAATTTGAATCCTTAGGTCTAAATTTCTACACTAAGGTTAGAGAGGGGTTCCTCTGGTATAGCAGAAACTTCGAGAATGTTATAGTAATAGATGGTAATGTTGAAG
- a CDS encoding molybdopterin-binding protein yields the protein MGKVYSISVSEKKGTRKENIQKALIKNNHGIDGDAHAGFLHRQISFLAKESIEKMITLGLNVKSGDFAENITTEGIDLCKLKVGDVLNINNIHFIVSQIGKICHHRCAIYYQAGDCIMPKEGIFAIVDGDGEIAVGDEISIIPKKGLSVAIITLSDKGSKGEREDITGEELCAYLRSNFSISFLRKEIIPDEKTILEDMLVDFCDTQQFDLILTNGSTGVSPRDIAPDITLKVIEKRLPGYEEVMRIESFKKTSRAIVSRAVAGFRRGTLIINLPGSPKGALENLQVVADAITHTIEKIQGNTNDCAK from the coding sequence ATGGGCAAAGTATACTCAATTTCTGTGAGTGAAAAAAAAGGTACACGAAAGGAGAATATCCAAAAAGCGCTTATAAAAAACAACCATGGGATAGATGGTGACGCCCACGCTGGTTTTTTACACAGGCAAATAAGCTTTTTAGCAAAGGAAAGTATCGAAAAAATGATCACATTAGGCCTTAATGTAAAAAGCGGTGATTTTGCAGAAAATATTACCACCGAGGGGATAGATCTCTGCAAGCTAAAAGTAGGTGATGTATTAAACATCAACAACATACATTTCATTGTATCCCAGATAGGGAAAATTTGCCATCATAGATGTGCCATCTATTACCAGGCAGGTGATTGTATAATGCCTAAAGAAGGTATTTTTGCTATAGTTGATGGTGATGGGGAAATTGCTGTGGGTGATGAGATAAGTATAATACCTAAAAAAGGTTTATCCGTAGCCATTATCACCCTTAGTGATAAAGGTAGCAAAGGTGAGAGAGAAGATATCACTGGTGAGGAGTTGTGTGCTTATTTGAGATCCAATTTTTCCATTTCCTTCCTCAGAAAAGAGATAATTCCTGATGAAAAAACGATATTAGAAGATATGCTTGTGGATTTTTGTGATACCCAACAGTTTGATCTCATCCTTACAAATGGCTCAACAGGAGTATCCCCAAGGGATATAGCACCTGACATCACCTTAAAAGTAATCGAAAAACGCTTACCAGGTTACGAAGAAGTTATGAGGATCGAAAGCTTTAAAAAAACATCAAGAGCAATAGTCTCAAGAGCAGTGGCTGGTTTTAGAAGAGGCACGCTCATTATAAACCTTCCAGGTAGTCCTAAAGGTGCATTGGAAAATCTTCAGGTCGTAGCAGATGCTATTACCCATACAATAGAAAAGATTCAGGGTAATACAAACGATTGTGCCAAATAA